The genomic region AGGGGGGCGACGCACGAATTGTATGGGGCTAGCTTCAATCGTCATTGAGCCTTCGGTGTCAGAAGCCGCGATGTAGATGGGGAAATCTGCTGCTCCGCCCAGGGGTCCCTTCGTTAATTTTTCGGCTAAAAAGACCCTCTGATATTCCGGGGTTTGCGCGAGGCGGCGGCCTTGCTCCGCCCATTGCTGGTCGAGTTCGGTGTGAACGGATTTGATCAGATCGGGATCGCCCCCCATCAAATAATCGACGGAGGTGCCCAAAAGGCGAGCCAGGGCGTCCAATTTGCCAATATCGGGTCGGGACTCATCGCGCTCCCAGCCCGAGACTGCTTGGGGCGTAACTCTGAGTTCTTCGGCGACTTGCGCTTGCGTCAGCTTGCCGTC from Bradyrhizobium lupini harbors:
- a CDS encoding XRE family transcriptional regulator, with the protein product MEQRLTLGKRIAAARRRSDGKLTQAQVAEELRVTPQAVSGWERDESRPDIGKLDALARLLGTSVDYLMGGDPDLIKSVHTELDQQWAEQGRRLAQTPEYQRVFLAEKLTKGPLGGAADFPIYIAASDTEGSMTIEASPIQFVRRPPLLERVSGSYGVLISGNDMEPAYRERDLVLVHPLASMSSDADVLLLKRPPSSGDAQALLRRLALQDERTFTVRRFNPPESVTVARSDWPICHGIVGRLSSLYFLN